Proteins encoded in a region of the Takifugu flavidus isolate HTHZ2018 chromosome 10, ASM371156v2, whole genome shotgun sequence genome:
- the LOC130532700 gene encoding riboflavin transporter 2-like, whose translation MSLLTHFLACLFGMGSWVAINGMWVELPLVVPEIPEGWFLPSYLTVLIQMANIGPLFITLMHRFRPGVLDERPVIYFIVGLGIVATFLLAFFWQHTVTVGGSLRSVPLLLLSFLLSVVDCTSSVTFLPFMMRLRPQYLTTYFAGEGLSGLVPALVALIQGVGVVHCQNATLTGAANTSTVDDGKLEAIYQPAKFSVQIFFMFLSAMMVVCLVAFILLNHHPAVARERKNDLYFSGDLAPEKRDQSLSLHAQTPEQKPMISPLESTRNEPRSSFGRGTYSTLEVGFIFIVLAWVNALTNAVLPSVQSYSCLPYGNKAYHLAATMAAVANPVACFIAMFMPVRSLIFMGFLTLTGTGFGAYIMAMAALSPCPLLVHSGSGTAVIVLTWILFVLSLSYVKVIIGIILRDEGHSALVWCGAVVQLGSMVGAVAMFPLVSVYGIFKSGDPCNTKCPM comes from the exons ATGTCGCTGCTGACCCACTTCCTGGCGTGCCTTTTTGGCATGGGCTCCTGGGTGGCAATCAATGGAATGTGGGTggagctccccctggtggtacCAGAGATCCCAGAGGGCTGGTTTCTGCCGTCCTACCTGACGGTCCTCATCCAGATGGCCAACATCGGTCCTCTCTTCATCACTCTGATGCACCGCTTCCGCCCCGGCGTACTCGACGAGCGGCCGGTCATCTACTTCATCGTGGGGTTGGGGATTGTGGCGACGTTCCTGTTGGCGTTCTTCTGGCAACACACGGTGACAGTTGGGGGCTCTTTACGCAGCGTCCCCCTGCTGCTGTTGAGCTTTCTGCTCTCCGTGGTGGACTGCACCTCCTCTGTTACCTTTCTGCCCTTCATGATGCGGCTTCGTCCGCAGTATCTCACCACGTACTTTGCCGGTGAGGGCCTGAGCGGCCTGGTGCCTGCGTTGGTGGCTCTCATCCAAGGTGTTGGTGTGGTTCACTGCCAGAATGCAACTCTGACCGGTGCAGCAAACACTTCCACTGTTGATGACGGAAAGCTGGAGGCCATCTACCAGCCAGCTAAATTCTCTGTCCAGATCTTCTTTATGTTCCTCAGTGCCATGATGGTGGTGTGTTTGGTAGCCTTCATTCTACTCAATCATCACCCAGCTGTGGCTCGGGAGCGAAAGAACGACCTCTACTTTAGTGGAGATCTGGCCCCTGAGAAGAGGGATCAAAGCCTGTCTCTCCATGCTCAGACACCAGAGCAGAAACCAATGATCAGCCCGCTAGAGTCCACCAGGAATGAACCTAGGAGCTCTTTTGGGAGGGGTACCTACAGCACTCTGGAAGTGGGCTTCATCTTTATAGTACTGGCCTGGGTCAATGCTCTGACCAACGCAGTGCTGCCCTCTGTTCAGTCCTACTCCTGTCTGCCTTACGGGAACAAAGCCTACCATTTAGCAGCTACCATGGCAGCTGTTGCTAATCCTGTAGCCTGCTTCATTGCCATGTTCATGCCTGTTAG gTCGCTTATCTTCATGGGTTTCTTGACCCTGACTGGGACTGGGTTTGGAGCGTACATAATGGCCATGGCTGCTCTCAGTCCCTGCCCACTGCTGGTTCACAGTGGCTCTGGAACAGCCGTCATA GTGCTGACCTGGATCCTTTTTGTCCTGTCCTTGTCATATGTGAAGGTCATCATTGGGATAATTTTAAGAGATGAGGGCCACAGTGCCCTCGTGTGGTGTGGAGCAGTAGTGCAGTTAGGTTCAATGGTGGGCGCTGTGGCCATGTTCCCATTAGTCAGTGTTTATGGTATATTTAAGTCAGGTGACCCCTGCAACACCAAGTGTCCGATGTAG